A single region of the Desulfotignum phosphitoxidans DSM 13687 genome encodes:
- a CDS encoding ABC transporter ATP-binding protein — protein MRITIKKLTVQYTEDDHSLLALDGVNLTLAPGRITALVGESGSGKTTLGKAIMGLLPDNAKVQGEIFLDQDNLLVFDEARMTPVRWAKAAMVFQNGAANLNPVHRLKDQVAEPLIQRGTPKKKALKLAETRLTAMGLASELADRYPHELSGGQVQRGLLAMGLILDPPLLILDEPTAALDAVTKSFVADVIQACRAQNKSVLLITHDLDLAGALADDIAVLYLGQIMEHLPGRDLLEHPAHPYTLALARAFPTMDAVRDLGGIRGDAFYRMVHAHAADNGHTHVHTHVAAPDAFHQGGHAPPEGCLFQPRCTQAIPACSLGSVAMEITPDGDHRVRCLRGGIARALHFEQVAKSYGKVTALYPTDLTLMAGEVFCLVGETGSGKTTLAMIAAGAVSPDQGTRNFQGRDMDLLMKKDAASLASCIGIIYQNPAESVSHRLTVFEIVAEPLRIHNTVTNESALADRVKAALSDVRLSCAPEFLKRYPHELNMGAIQRVCLARALVHEPDLLVADEPTSALDPSVQAKVLKMLLTLQIEKGVTLLFVTHNIGLARKVADRIGVMSGGRIIETGPAARIINHPDHEYTRTLIRSAQGLIRPRAPVSSSV, from the coding sequence GTGCGGATCACCATAAAAAAACTGACAGTTCAATATACGGAAGACGACCACTCTCTGCTGGCTCTGGACGGAGTGAACCTGACCCTGGCGCCGGGACGTATCACGGCCCTGGTGGGAGAATCCGGTTCCGGCAAGACCACTTTGGGCAAAGCCATCATGGGACTTTTACCGGACAATGCCAAGGTTCAAGGAGAGATCTTTCTGGATCAGGACAATCTGCTGGTGTTTGATGAGGCCCGCATGACCCCGGTCCGGTGGGCCAAAGCGGCCATGGTGTTTCAAAACGGGGCCGCCAATCTCAATCCCGTGCATCGACTGAAAGATCAGGTGGCTGAACCGTTGATCCAGCGGGGCACCCCGAAAAAAAAAGCCCTGAAACTGGCTGAAACCCGGCTGACGGCCATGGGCCTGGCATCGGAACTGGCAGACCGGTATCCCCATGAACTGAGCGGGGGCCAGGTCCAGCGGGGACTTCTGGCCATGGGCCTGATCCTGGACCCGCCTCTGTTGATTTTAGATGAACCCACGGCGGCGTTGGATGCCGTGACCAAATCCTTTGTCGCGGACGTGATTCAGGCATGCCGGGCCCAAAACAAAAGTGTGCTGCTCATCACCCATGACCTGGATCTGGCCGGGGCCCTGGCCGATGATATTGCCGTGCTCTATCTGGGCCAGATCATGGAACACCTGCCCGGCAGGGATCTGTTGGAACACCCGGCTCATCCCTATACCCTGGCCCTGGCCCGGGCCTTTCCCACCATGGATGCAGTGCGGGACTTAGGCGGAATCCGGGGGGATGCGTTCTACCGGATGGTCCACGCCCATGCCGCAGATAACGGCCACACCCATGTGCACACCCATGTGGCCGCCCCGGACGCGTTTCACCAGGGGGGGCATGCCCCGCCGGAAGGGTGCCTGTTCCAGCCCCGGTGCACCCAGGCCATCCCGGCCTGTTCCCTGGGATCTGTGGCCATGGAGATCACGCCTGACGGGGACCATCGGGTGCGCTGCCTGCGGGGCGGAATCGCCCGGGCCCTGCATTTTGAACAGGTGGCCAAATCCTATGGCAAAGTCACGGCCCTTTATCCCACGGACCTGACGCTCATGGCCGGAGAAGTGTTCTGCCTGGTGGGAGAAACGGGATCCGGCAAAACCACCCTGGCCATGATTGCAGCGGGGGCCGTTTCCCCGGATCAGGGAACCCGTAACTTCCAGGGCCGGGACATGGACCTGTTGATGAAAAAAGATGCTGCATCTCTGGCCTCTTGTATCGGAATCATCTACCAGAACCCGGCGGAATCGGTCAGCCACCGGCTTACCGTATTTGAAATTGTGGCGGAACCACTGCGCATCCACAACACCGTCACAAACGAATCCGCACTGGCAGACCGGGTCAAAGCAGCCCTGTCCGATGTGCGCCTGTCCTGTGCTCCGGAATTTCTGAAACGCTATCCCCATGAACTGAACATGGGGGCCATCCAGCGGGTCTGCCTGGCCCGGGCCCTGGTGCATGAACCCGACCTGCTGGTTGCCGACGAACCCACCAGCGCCCTGGATCCCAGTGTCCAGGCTAAGGTGCTCAAAATGCTGTTGACCCTTCAGATCGAAAAAGGGGTGACCCTGCTGTTTGTCACCCACAACATCGGACTGGCACGAAAAGTGGCGGACCGCATCGGGGTGATGTCCGGCGGCCGGATCATTGAAACGGGTCCTGCGGCCCGGATCATCAACCATCCGGATCATGAATACACCCGGACCCTGATCCGCAGCGCCCAGGGCCTGATCCGGCCCCGGGCTCCCGTGTCTTCATCCGTATGA